Proteins encoded together in one Juglans regia cultivar Chandler chromosome 9, Walnut 2.0, whole genome shotgun sequence window:
- the LOC108984670 gene encoding NADH dehydrogenase (ubiquinone) complex I, assembly factor 6, whose amino-acid sequence MNGASAASSLRSAFSYCVQQVRNYEYHHYLCLLELPPHFRKAAFALRAFNVETARAMDVASDPRIGLMRLVWWQEAIDKMYAEKLIEHPTAQALSSVICENKISKGWLKRSVEARINDARREVTDIPETIEELEKYAEDTVSTILYMTLQAGGIRSTAADHAASHIGKASGLLLLLKSLPYHASRNRHFSYIPAKVAAKHGLLVKEGGRSVIHLDSREHLCDAVFEMALVANIHLQKARQLAGTVPAEARPVLLQAVPAQVLLDSLSRVQFDVFDPRLSRGVLGIPPLWYQLKLKWHSWMGKY is encoded by the coding sequence atgaatggTGCTTCTGCAGCTAGTAGCTTAAGGTCAGCATTCTCTTACTGTGTACAGCAGGTGCGAAATTATGAGTACCATCACTACCTCTGCCTCCTTGAACTTCCGCCTCACTTCCGAAAGGCTGCTTTCGCACTCCGTGCCTTCAATGTTGAAACTGCAAGAGCCATGGATGTTGCTTCTGATCCCAGGATTGGTCTTATGCGCCTTGTCTGGTGGCAGGAAGCTATAGACAAAATGTATGCTGAAAAGCTAATCGAGCACCCAACTGCACAGGCCCTATCATCAGTGATATGTGAGAATAAAATAAGCAAGGGGTGGCTGAAACGGTCCGTTGAAGCTCGGATCAATGATGCAAGAAGAGAGGTTACCGACATTCCTGAAACTATTGAAGAGTTGGAGAAATATGCCGAAGACACTGTATCAACCATTCTGTACATGACACTTCAAGCTGGTGGTATCAGGTCCACTGCAGCTGACCATGCAGCATCTCACATTGGTAAAGCAAGTGGCCTCCTTTTGCTGCTTAAGTCACTACCTTACCATGCTAGCCGCAACCGTCATTTTTCTTACATACCGGCTAAAGTGGCTGCCAAGCATGGGTTGTTGGTGAAGGAGGGAGGTCGATCAGTGATCCACTTGGATTCTCGTGAGCACTTGTGTGATGCAGTCTTTGAGATGGCCTTAGTTGCTAATATCCATTTACAGAAAGCTCGTCAACTTGCTGGAACAGTACCGGCCGAGGCTCGCCCGGTGCTGTTGCAGGCAGTTCCTGCCCAAGTTCTCTTGGACTCCCTCAGCCGGGTACAGTTTGATGTATTTGATCCAAGGTTATCACGAGGGGTATTGGGTATTCCTCCTTTGTGGTATCAATTGAAACTGAAGTGGCATTCATGGATGGGGAAATATTGA